The following proteins are encoded in a genomic region of Apodemus sylvaticus chromosome 21, mApoSyl1.1, whole genome shotgun sequence:
- the Dcaf15 gene encoding DDB1- and CUL4-associated factor 15 isoform X1 codes for MAPSSKSERNSGAGSAGGGPGGTGGKRAVGRRREHVLKQLERVKISGQLSPRLFRKLPPRVCVSLKNIVDEDFLYAGHIFLGFSKCGRYVLSYTSSSGDDDFSFYIYHLYWWEFNVHSKLKLVGPGLLSEQACAGLTLQTAWTRPLLYHSACVLCVRQVRLFQDEEIYSDLYLTVCEWPSDASKVIVFGFNTRSANGMLMNMMMSDENHRDIYISTVAVPPRGRCAACQDASRAHPGDPSAQCLRHGFMLHTKYQVVYPFPTFQPAFQLKKDQVVLLNTSYSLVACAVSVHSAGDSSFCQILYDHTALPPAPPSSPGPWSPEAVPAFPNLGVEVVPSQPSGAPEPSPAIAKAKEFVADIFRRAKEAKGSPSEEARLPSGLGPSSSRCRPSSEPQAPRGEVVPRDSPPSAETTAPEPGYINYTKLHYVLQSGEGTEPEDEFEDDKISLPFVVTDLRGRNLRPMRARTDMQGQYLTVEQLTLDFEYVINEVIRHDATWGHQFCSFSDYDIVILEVCPETNQVLINIGLLLLAFPAPTEEGQLRPKTYHTSLKVAWDLNTGIFETVSVGDLTEVKGQTSGSVWSSYRKSCVDMVMKWLVPESSGRYVNRMTNEALHKGCSLKVLADSERYTWIVL; via the exons ATGGCGCCCAGCTCGAAATCGGAGCGGAACAGCGGGGCCGGGAGCGCCGGCGGCGGCCCTGGGGGGACCGGGGGGAAGCGGGCGGTGGGGCGGCGGCGGGAACACGTTCTCAAGCAGCTGGAGCGAGTCAAG ATCAGCGGGCAGCTCTCACCTCGTCTTTTCCGGAAGCTGCCCCCCAGGGTCTGCGTGTCCCTCAAGAACATCGTAGATGAGGATTTTCTCTATGCAGG CCATATCTTCCTGGGATTTTCCAAGTGTGGCCGCTATGTCCTCTCCTACACCAGCAGCAGTGGGGATGACGACTTCTCATTCTACATATATCACCTCTACTGGTGGGAGTTCAACGTCCACAGCAAGCTCAAGCTGGTAGGACCAGGCCTTCTCTCTGAGCAGGCCTGCGCTGGGCTGACCCTTCAGACAGCGTGGACGCGGCCGCTCCTGTATCATTCAGCCTGTGTCCTGTGT GTCCGGCAGGTGCGGCTCTTCCAGGATGAGGAGATCTACAGTGACCTGTACCTGACTGTGTGTGAGTGGCCTAGCGACGCTTCCAAGGTCATCGTGTTTGGTTTCAA CACCCGCTCGGCCAACGGGATGCTCATGAACATGATGATGAGCGATGAGAACCACCGTGACATCTACATCAGCACTGTGGCTGTGCCACCGCGGGGCCGCTGTGCCGCCTGCCAGGACGCCAGCCGTGCCCACCCGG GGGACCCCAGTGCGCAGTGCCTGCGTCACGGCTTCATGCTGCACACCAAGTACCAGGTGGTGTACCCCTTCCCCACCTTCCAGCCCGCCTTCCAGCTCAAGAAGGACCAGGTGGTGCTGCTCAACACCAGCTACTCTCTGGTGGCCTGCGCTGTCTCCGTCCACTCAGCAG gTGACAGCAGTTTCTGCCAAATCTTGTATGACCACACAGCTttgcccccagccccacccagctCTCCAGGACCTTGGAGCCCTGAGGCCGTCCCTGCCTTCCCCAACCTTGGTGTTGAGGTAGTTccatcccagccctctggagcCCCCGAGCCCTCACCAGCCATTGCCAAGGCCAAGGAGTTTGTGGCTGACATCTTCCGAAGGGCCAAAGAGGCCAAGGGTAGCCCCTCGGAGGAAGCTCGACTGCCCTCTGGCCTGGGGCCTTCAAGCAGCCGCTGCCGCCCATCTTCAGAGCCCCAGGCCCCACGTGGGGAAGTGGTACCCAGGGACAGCCCTCCTTCTGCAGAGACTACTGCCCCTGAACCTGGCTACATCAATTACACCAAGTTGCACTATGTGTTGCAGTCTGGGGAAGGGACAGAGCCTGAGGATG AGTTTGAGGATGACAAGATCTCCCTGCCCTTTGTGGTGACTGATCTCCGTGGCCGCAACTTACGGCCCATGCGAGCGCGAACAGACATGCAG GGCCAGTACCTGACAGTGGAGCAGCTTACCCTGGACTTCGAGTATGTCATCAACGAGGTCATTCGCCATGATGCCACCTGGGGTCACCAATTCTGCTCTTTCAGTGACTATGACATAGTCATCTTGGAG GTCTGCCCAGAAACCAACCAGGTCCTGATCAACATTGGCCTGCTACTCTTGGCCTTCCCAGCTCCCACTGAAGAAGGCCAGCTTCG ACCCAAAACCTATCACACCAGTCTCAAGGTGGCCTGGGACCTCAACACGGGCATCTTTGAGACAGTCAGCGTGGGTGATCTAACTGAGGTCAAAGGACAGACCAG TGGCAGTGTCTGGAGCTCCTACCGAAAGAGTTGTGTGGACATGGTCATGAAATGGCTGGTGCCAGAGAGCAGTGGCCGCTACGTGAACAGGATGACTAACGAGGCCCTGCACAAAG GGTGCTCACTGAAGGTTCTGGCGGACAGTGAGCGGTACACTTGGATTGTGCTGTGA
- the Dcaf15 gene encoding DDB1- and CUL4-associated factor 15 isoform X2, protein MAPSSKSERNSGAGSAGGGPGGTGGKRAVGRRREHVLKQLERVKISGQLSPRLFRKLPPRVCVSLKNIVDEDFLYAGHIFLGFSKCGRYVLSYTSSSGDDDFSFYIYHLYWWEFNVHSKLKLVRQVRLFQDEEIYSDLYLTVCEWPSDASKVIVFGFNTRSANGMLMNMMMSDENHRDIYISTVAVPPRGRCAACQDASRAHPGDPSAQCLRHGFMLHTKYQVVYPFPTFQPAFQLKKDQVVLLNTSYSLVACAVSVHSAGDSSFCQILYDHTALPPAPPSSPGPWSPEAVPAFPNLGVEVVPSQPSGAPEPSPAIAKAKEFVADIFRRAKEAKGSPSEEARLPSGLGPSSSRCRPSSEPQAPRGEVVPRDSPPSAETTAPEPGYINYTKLHYVLQSGEGTEPEDEFEDDKISLPFVVTDLRGRNLRPMRARTDMQGQYLTVEQLTLDFEYVINEVIRHDATWGHQFCSFSDYDIVILEVCPETNQVLINIGLLLLAFPAPTEEGQLRPKTYHTSLKVAWDLNTGIFETVSVGDLTEVKGQTSGSVWSSYRKSCVDMVMKWLVPESSGRYVNRMTNEALHKGCSLKVLADSERYTWIVL, encoded by the exons ATGGCGCCCAGCTCGAAATCGGAGCGGAACAGCGGGGCCGGGAGCGCCGGCGGCGGCCCTGGGGGGACCGGGGGGAAGCGGGCGGTGGGGCGGCGGCGGGAACACGTTCTCAAGCAGCTGGAGCGAGTCAAG ATCAGCGGGCAGCTCTCACCTCGTCTTTTCCGGAAGCTGCCCCCCAGGGTCTGCGTGTCCCTCAAGAACATCGTAGATGAGGATTTTCTCTATGCAGG CCATATCTTCCTGGGATTTTCCAAGTGTGGCCGCTATGTCCTCTCCTACACCAGCAGCAGTGGGGATGACGACTTCTCATTCTACATATATCACCTCTACTGGTGGGAGTTCAACGTCCACAGCAAGCTCAAGCTG GTCCGGCAGGTGCGGCTCTTCCAGGATGAGGAGATCTACAGTGACCTGTACCTGACTGTGTGTGAGTGGCCTAGCGACGCTTCCAAGGTCATCGTGTTTGGTTTCAA CACCCGCTCGGCCAACGGGATGCTCATGAACATGATGATGAGCGATGAGAACCACCGTGACATCTACATCAGCACTGTGGCTGTGCCACCGCGGGGCCGCTGTGCCGCCTGCCAGGACGCCAGCCGTGCCCACCCGG GGGACCCCAGTGCGCAGTGCCTGCGTCACGGCTTCATGCTGCACACCAAGTACCAGGTGGTGTACCCCTTCCCCACCTTCCAGCCCGCCTTCCAGCTCAAGAAGGACCAGGTGGTGCTGCTCAACACCAGCTACTCTCTGGTGGCCTGCGCTGTCTCCGTCCACTCAGCAG gTGACAGCAGTTTCTGCCAAATCTTGTATGACCACACAGCTttgcccccagccccacccagctCTCCAGGACCTTGGAGCCCTGAGGCCGTCCCTGCCTTCCCCAACCTTGGTGTTGAGGTAGTTccatcccagccctctggagcCCCCGAGCCCTCACCAGCCATTGCCAAGGCCAAGGAGTTTGTGGCTGACATCTTCCGAAGGGCCAAAGAGGCCAAGGGTAGCCCCTCGGAGGAAGCTCGACTGCCCTCTGGCCTGGGGCCTTCAAGCAGCCGCTGCCGCCCATCTTCAGAGCCCCAGGCCCCACGTGGGGAAGTGGTACCCAGGGACAGCCCTCCTTCTGCAGAGACTACTGCCCCTGAACCTGGCTACATCAATTACACCAAGTTGCACTATGTGTTGCAGTCTGGGGAAGGGACAGAGCCTGAGGATG AGTTTGAGGATGACAAGATCTCCCTGCCCTTTGTGGTGACTGATCTCCGTGGCCGCAACTTACGGCCCATGCGAGCGCGAACAGACATGCAG GGCCAGTACCTGACAGTGGAGCAGCTTACCCTGGACTTCGAGTATGTCATCAACGAGGTCATTCGCCATGATGCCACCTGGGGTCACCAATTCTGCTCTTTCAGTGACTATGACATAGTCATCTTGGAG GTCTGCCCAGAAACCAACCAGGTCCTGATCAACATTGGCCTGCTACTCTTGGCCTTCCCAGCTCCCACTGAAGAAGGCCAGCTTCG ACCCAAAACCTATCACACCAGTCTCAAGGTGGCCTGGGACCTCAACACGGGCATCTTTGAGACAGTCAGCGTGGGTGATCTAACTGAGGTCAAAGGACAGACCAG TGGCAGTGTCTGGAGCTCCTACCGAAAGAGTTGTGTGGACATGGTCATGAAATGGCTGGTGCCAGAGAGCAGTGGCCGCTACGTGAACAGGATGACTAACGAGGCCCTGCACAAAG GGTGCTCACTGAAGGTTCTGGCGGACAGTGAGCGGTACACTTGGATTGTGCTGTGA
- the Rfx1 gene encoding MHC class II regulatory factor RFX1 isoform X2, producing the protein MRASETVSEASPSSTASQTGVPTQVVQQVQGTQQRLLVQASVQAKPGHASPLQLTNIQVPQQAIPTQHLVVQSPAPGTKGGQVSLTVHSTQQVHSAPERSPVQANNSTSKTAGTPAGTVQQLQVHSVQQSVPVTQERSVVQATPQTKAGPVQQLTVQGLQPVHVAQESSGSQFPARKAEQQETRPTPPPEPPPRPPGPGPACCGEALQLGSEQQPPHYEPGVEQWVELVGVLPPHLLLPQQRVVFEPQPGLSARASPDLRVRIHRMPQVLVFGTALKVQQLPQVPVPHVYSSQVQYVEGGDASYTASAIRSSTYQYPETPIYTQTAGTSYYEASGTAAQVSTPATSQTVASSGSVPMYVSGSPIVASSSSSEAGASNSSVGAGGNGGGGSSGGGSGSGGGSGAGTYVIQGGYMLGNASQSYSHTTRASPATVQWLLDNYETAEGVSLPRSTLYCHYLLHCQEQKLEPVNAASFGKLIRSVFMGLRTRRLGTRGNSKYHYYGLRIKASSPLLRLMEDQQHMAMRGQPFSQKQRLKPIQKMEGVANGVAVGQQSTGLSDISAQVQQYQQFLDASRSLPEFAELDLQGKVLPEGVGPGDIKAFQVLYREHCEAIVDVMVNLQFTLVETLWKTFWRYNLSQPNEAPPLAVHDEAEKRLPRASLVLLSKFQPVLQWTKHCDNVLYQGLVEILIPDVLRPIPSALTQAIRNFAKSLESWLTHAMVNIPEEMLRVKVAAAGAFAQTLRRYTSLNHLAQAARAVLQNTAQINQMLSDLNRVDFANVQEQASWVCRCEDRVVQRLEQDFKVTLQQQNSLEQWAAWLDGVVSQVLKPYQGSSGFPKAAKLFLLKWSFYSSMVIRDLTLRSAASFGSFHLIRLLYDEYMYYLIEHRVAQAKGETPIAVMGEFANLATSLNPLDPDKDEEEEEEEESEDELPQDISLAAGSESPALGPEALEPPAKLARTDTRGLFVQALPSS; encoded by the exons AGGTCACCAGTGCAGGCCAACAACTCCACCAGCAAGACAGCTGGGACTCCTGCGGGCACTGTGCAGCAACTACAGGTCCACAGCGTCCAGCAGAGTGTCCCTGTCACCCAAGAG AGGTCAGTAGTCCAAGCCACTCCACAGACCAAAGCTGGCCCGGTGCAGCAGCTGACTGTGCAGGGACTGCAGCCAGTTCACGTTGCTCAAGAG AGCTCAGGCAGTCAGTTTCCCGCTAGGAAGGCAGAGCAGCAAGAAACCCGGCCCACGCCGCCGCCGGAGCCGCCGCCCCGGCCTCCCGGGCCTGGGCCAGCGTGCTGCGGTGAGGCCTTGCAGCTAGGCAGCGAGCAGCAGCCGCCCCATTACGAGCCGGGTGTGGAGCAGTGGGTGGAGCTGGTGGGCGTGCTGCCCCCACACCTGCTCCTGCCGCAGCAGAGGGTGGTCTTCGAGCCACAGCCGGGGCTCTCGGCCCGAGCCAGCCCCGACCTGAGGGTCAGGATCCACAGAATGCCCCAGGTGCTAGTGTTCGGCACCGCCCTCAAA GTCCAGCAACTCCCGCAGGTGCCTGTCCCACACGTGTACTCTAGTCAGGTGCAGTACGTGGAAGGTGGCGACGCCAGCTACACAGCCAGCGCCAT CCGCTCTAGCACCTACCAGTACCCCGAGACGCCGATCTACACGCAGACGGCAGGCACCAGCTACTATGAGGCCTCAGGCACTGCTGCACAGGTCAGCACGCCGGCTACTTCCCAGACCGTGGCCAGCAGCGGCTCGGTGCCCATGTATGTGTCCGGCAGTCCAATTGTCGCCAGCTCTTCCAGCAGCGAGGCTGGGGCCAGCAACAGCAGTGTGGGTGCAGGGGGCAACGGGGGaggcggcagcagtggcggcggcagtggcagTGGCGGCGGCAGTGGAGCAGGCACCTACGTGATCCAAGGTGGCTACATGCTAGGCAATGCTAGCCAGTCTTACTCCCACACCACCCGTGCCTCACCAGCCACA GTGCAGTGGCTCCTGGATAATTACGAGACCGCTGAGGGCGTGAGCCTGCCACGGAGCACCCTCTACTGCCACTACCTGCTGCACTGCCAGGAGCAGAAGCTGGAGCCGGTTAATGCCGCCTCTTTTGGCAAGCTCATCCGCTCGGTATTCATGGGTCTGCGCACGCGCCGTCTGGGCACCAG GGGCAACTCTAAGTACCACTATTATGGCCTGCGGATCAAAGCCAGCTCACCCCTGCTGCGTCTGATGGAGGACCAGCAGCACATGGCCATGCGAGGCCAGCCCTTCTCCCAGAAACAGAG GCTCAAGCCCATCCAGAAGATGGAGGGCGTGGCCAACGGTGTTGCCGTGGGGCAGCAGAGCACAGGGCTGTCAGACATCAGCGCCCAGGTGCAGCAGTACCAGCAGTTCCTGG ATGCTTCCAGAAGCCTCCCTGAGTTTGCTGAGCTGGACCTCCAGGGCAAAGTGCTGCCTGAGGGTGTCGGTCCTGGGGACATCAAGGCCTTCCAGGTCCTGTACCGGGAGCACTGTGAG GCCATCGTGGATGTAATGGTCAACCTCCAGTTCACACTGGTAGAAACGCTGTGGAAAACCTTCTGGAGATATAATCTTAGCCAGCCTAATGAGGCACCACCACTGGCCGT GCATGATGAGGCGGAGAAGCGGCTGCCCAGGGCCAGTCTGGTGCTCCTCTCCAAGTTCCAGCCTGTGCTTCAGTGGACCAAGCACTGTGACAATGTGCTGTACCAGGGCCTGGTGGAGATCCTCATCCCTGATGTTCTGCGGCCCATCCCCA GTGCCTTGACCCAAGCAATCCGGAACTTTGCCAAGagcctggagagctggctcaccCATGCCATGGTGAACATCCCTGAGGAGATGTTGCGGGTGAAG GTGGCAGCAGCAGGCGCCTTCGCACAGACGTTGCGGCGCTACACGTCACTCAACCACTTGGCGCAGGCGGCGCGGGCTGTGCTGCAGAACACAGCACAAATCAACCAGATGCTAAGCGACCTCAATCGTGTGGACTTTGCAAATGTCCAG GAGCAGGCCTCGTGGGTGTGTCGCTGCGAGGACCGCGTGGTGCAGCGTTTGGAGCAGGACTTCAAGGTGACACTGCAGCAGCAGAACTCACTGGAGCAATGGGCAGCCTGGCTGGACGGCGTTGTGAGCCAGGTGCTCAAGCCCTACCAGGGCAGTTCCGGCTTCCCCAAGGCAGCCAAGCTCTTCCTCCTCAAGTGGTCCTTCTACAG CTCCATGGTGATCCGGGACCTGACCCTGCGAAGTGCCGCCAGCTTCGGCTCCTTCCACCTCATCCGGCTGCTGTATGACGAGTACATGTACTACCTGATCGAGCACAGAGTGGCCCAGGCCAAGGGCGAGACCCCAATCGCTGTCATGGGCGAG ttTGCAAACCTGGCCACCTCACTGAATCCCTTGGACCCTGACAAAG atgaggaagaggaggaggaagaggagagtgaGGATGAGCTGCCACAAGACATCTCGCTGGCGGCCGGCAGCGAGTCCCCCGCACTAGGCCCAGAAGCTCTGGAGCCACCAGCGAAACTGGCGCGGACTGACACTCGTGGCCTCTTTGTGCAGGCCCTGCCCTCCAGCTAA